One window from the genome of Cyclobacterium amurskyense encodes:
- a CDS encoding nucleoside hydrolase-like domain-containing protein: MKPFKHFSPLLLFILLISCLCGEISAQEKPLKPRVIVTSDGEIDDECSLVRFLLYANEWDIEGIITSSSQYHWHGHKWAGDDWAIPYLEAYAKVQPNLLKHDKAFPAAAYLRERTFLGNVETEGEMEKITAGSQHIVKVLLDESDDRPIWIQAWGGTNTIARALKTIEEDHADMMEKVASKIRFYFIWEQDDTYQKYIRPVWGKFNIPTIISDQFIAIFYHWKKYLPAEQQKYLDADWMKENILEGHGPLLSMYPAHKSGDKGFEEGDFRSEGDSPAFLHTIPTGLRSMESPDFGGWGGRYVKVRENTWLDPVADPSYKYPEGRWYGNSAWGRERLKEAIPNDQELTDYLEPLWRWTVAMQNDFAARADWTIKSYQEANHEPTVVLAHPQDLSLKAGAKIELSAAGSHDPDGDELRYSWWQYKDPGTYKGEVLIQKAGNQKATLTVPKDAKPGQTIHIICEVTDNGSPQLTRYRRVIVTVI; encoded by the coding sequence ATGAAACCATTTAAACATTTTTCACCCCTACTATTATTCATACTCCTAATAAGTTGCCTCTGTGGGGAGATCTCTGCCCAAGAAAAACCATTAAAACCTAGGGTCATCGTCACAAGTGATGGAGAAATAGATGATGAATGCTCCCTGGTTCGATTCCTGCTTTATGCCAATGAATGGGACATAGAAGGGATCATTACCTCCAGTTCTCAGTACCATTGGCATGGACACAAATGGGCAGGAGACGACTGGGCAATTCCTTACCTGGAAGCTTATGCAAAGGTTCAACCCAACCTCCTCAAACATGATAAAGCGTTTCCCGCCGCAGCCTACCTCAGAGAACGCACTTTTCTCGGTAATGTAGAGACCGAAGGAGAAATGGAAAAAATAACAGCAGGCTCCCAACATATCGTTAAAGTGCTCTTGGATGAATCTGATGATCGCCCGATTTGGATTCAAGCCTGGGGCGGAACCAATACCATAGCAAGGGCATTGAAAACAATAGAAGAAGACCATGCAGACATGATGGAAAAGGTAGCCAGTAAAATCCGATTCTATTTTATCTGGGAACAAGACGATACCTACCAAAAATACATTCGGCCTGTCTGGGGAAAATTCAATATCCCAACCATCATCTCAGATCAGTTTATTGCCATTTTCTATCATTGGAAAAAGTATCTGCCTGCTGAACAACAGAAATACCTGGATGCCGATTGGATGAAGGAAAACATTCTGGAAGGCCACGGCCCTTTGTTATCCATGTATCCTGCGCATAAATCAGGAGACAAGGGTTTCGAAGAAGGAGACTTTAGATCCGAAGGGGATTCTCCTGCCTTTCTTCATACCATTCCTACAGGTTTACGAAGCATGGAATCACCGGACTTTGGAGGCTGGGGTGGCAGGTATGTAAAGGTGCGGGAAAACACCTGGCTAGACCCTGTGGCTGACCCTTCTTACAAATATCCTGAAGGAAGGTGGTATGGAAATTCTGCATGGGGGAGAGAGCGGCTCAAAGAAGCCATTCCCAATGACCAGGAGTTGACGGATTATTTGGAACCGCTTTGGCGTTGGACCGTAGCAATGCAAAACGATTTTGCTGCACGTGCCGATTGGACCATCAAATCCTACCAGGAGGCCAACCACGAACCTACCGTCGTCCTTGCTCACCCTCAGGACTTATCCCTTAAGGCAGGAGCAAAAATAGAGCTAAGTGCAGCAGGTTCACATGACCCAGATGGGGATGAACTTAGGTATTCCTGGTGGCAATACAAGGACCCTGGAACGTATAAAGGAGAGGTATTGATCCAGAAAGCAGGAAATCAAAAAGCTACGCTAACAGTACCTAAAGATGCCAAGCCAGGTCAAACCATCCATATCATCTGTGAAGTGACTGACAATGGAAGCCCTCAATTGACCAGATACAGGCGTGTGATAGTTACTGTAATTTAA
- the aroQ gene encoding type II 3-dehydroquinate dehydratase — translation MKITIINGPNLNLLGKREPEIYGSRSFEDYFETLVQKYPELELNYYQSNVEGELVNKLHEVGFEHDAILMNAGAYTHTSVALSDAIAGINTPVLEIHISNIYKRETFRHKSIISKECVGMIAGLGLKGYELGLNYFIDNKKENA, via the coding sequence TTGAAAATCACGATCATAAACGGCCCCAATCTAAATTTATTAGGTAAGCGCGAGCCGGAGATTTACGGCAGCCGTTCATTTGAAGATTATTTTGAAACCTTGGTTCAGAAGTATCCAGAGCTGGAATTGAACTATTACCAAAGTAATGTAGAAGGTGAGCTGGTTAACAAGCTTCATGAGGTAGGTTTTGAACACGATGCCATCCTTATGAATGCCGGAGCATACACCCATACTTCTGTTGCCCTATCAGATGCCATTGCTGGAATCAATACCCCTGTTTTGGAAATACATATTTCAAATATTTACAAAAGAGAGACTTTCCGACACAAAAGCATCATTTCCAAGGAATGTGTAGGGATGATTGCAGGTCTTGGATTAAAAGGCTACGAGCTTGGATTGAACTATTTTATCGACAATAAGAAAGAAAACGCATAA
- a CDS encoding DUF417 family protein: MQNKISTLGYNIGVFGTALILIWIGLFKFTPTEAALIKPLVENHFAMNWLYSLLSLQAVSNLIGFSEIVIGALLFGTMYWPQLGKIAGISSTVIFITTLSFLITTPGVWKLVDGFPVTDFFLVKDIPYLAVSLMVWGNYSKAKVDTEL, translated from the coding sequence ATGCAAAACAAAATTTCAACACTCGGTTATAATATAGGAGTATTTGGCACAGCCCTCATACTTATTTGGATAGGATTGTTTAAGTTTACTCCTACAGAGGCAGCATTAATAAAGCCATTGGTAGAAAATCACTTCGCCATGAATTGGCTTTATAGTCTCTTGTCCTTACAGGCAGTTTCAAACCTTATAGGTTTCTCAGAAATTGTCATCGGGGCATTATTGTTTGGCACAATGTATTGGCCACAATTAGGAAAAATTGCCGGCATAAGTTCCACTGTCATTTTTATTACCACCCTTAGCTTCCTTATCACCACTCCCGGTGTTTGGAAATTAGTTGATGGCTTTCCAGTTACAGATTTCTTTTTGGTCAAAGACATCCCTTACCTTGCCGTATCATTAATGGTTTGGGGTAATTATTCAAAGGCTAAAGTTGATACTGAATTATAA
- a CDS encoding aminotransferase class V-fold PLP-dependent enzyme, translating to MALLTFAPGPSKVYDKLPDYFQEAFQQGILSANHRSAVFMDLYKDTERLFKEKLGVPADYKLLFTSSATENWEIITQSLVLKSSYHIYSGSFGKKWFGFAQHINPGTAALVVDKNKEIAVNELEIGSDFDIIAITQNETANATQVTNETIAAIGKKYPDKMLAIDTTSSMAGIYLDFSLADIWYASVQKCFGLPAGLGVLILSPKAVERAKEKGETGRYNSLNFMLENAANNQTHYTPNVLGIFLLNRVLTDMPNIKDIHKKTEVRMRALESIVENSKALDFLVSNAATRSRTVLGVGGEESFIKRIKADAEANGMQMGSGYGPLKPTSFRIANFPALNEQEFEQLITFLKAY from the coding sequence ATGGCATTACTCACTTTTGCTCCGGGTCCATCTAAGGTATATGACAAATTACCGGACTATTTTCAAGAAGCCTTTCAACAAGGAATCTTAAGCGCCAATCACCGCAGTGCGGTTTTCATGGACCTGTACAAAGATACCGAAAGGTTGTTCAAGGAAAAGTTGGGTGTTCCAGCTGATTACAAATTGCTTTTCACTTCCTCAGCTACAGAAAACTGGGAAATCATTACGCAATCATTGGTTTTAAAATCTTCCTATCATATTTATTCCGGCTCATTTGGCAAAAAATGGTTCGGCTTTGCTCAGCATATCAACCCTGGCACTGCTGCGCTTGTAGTGGACAAAAACAAAGAAATTGCGGTCAATGAATTGGAAATTGGGTCTGATTTTGATATCATCGCCATCACACAAAATGAAACGGCCAATGCCACTCAGGTTACCAATGAAACCATTGCCGCAATAGGTAAAAAGTATCCTGACAAAATGTTGGCCATAGACACCACATCGTCTATGGCTGGGATCTACCTTGATTTCAGCCTGGCTGACATCTGGTATGCTTCAGTACAAAAATGCTTTGGCCTGCCTGCAGGTTTGGGTGTATTAATACTCTCTCCAAAGGCCGTAGAAAGGGCCAAGGAAAAAGGGGAAACTGGAAGATACAACAGCCTTAATTTCATGTTGGAAAATGCGGCCAACAACCAAACACATTATACGCCAAATGTTCTCGGTATTTTTCTGTTGAATCGGGTATTGACCGATATGCCAAACATCAAGGATATTCATAAAAAAACAGAAGTGCGAATGAGGGCATTGGAAAGTATCGTTGAAAATTCCAAAGCTTTAGATTTCCTTGTAAGCAATGCAGCTACAAGAAGTAGAACCGTACTCGGAGTAGGAGGAGAAGAAAGCTTCATTAAACGCATAAAAGCAGACGCTGAAGCCAATGGAATGCAAATGGGCAGTGGATATGGTCCATTAAAACCAACTAGCTTCAGAATTGCTAATTTCCCCGCATTGAATGAGCAGGAGTTTGAACAATTAATTACTTTTCTCAAGGCTTATTAA
- a CDS encoding FAD-dependent oxidoreductase — MNEITLYGADWCPDCRRAKAFLSENNIDFTFIDVDLDEAATKKVEAINKGKRIIPTLIINGKSYTNPDNAALSSILGINEQGRVILYGADWCPDCIKSKSFLVDNKINFQYINIDENEWAIPIIEKINNGKRKIPTILIDEDILVEPENEALRIALKLDEEKITKVFDSIIIGAGAAGLTTSIYAQRDRFSTLILEKKTVGGNAFLTEKIENYPGFTSISGPDLMDKMEEQARIYGATIKTGEEVVSIEKVNNLFNVRTKTNLFFGRSVVLSTGSTYEKLNIPGESELIGVSVHFCATCDGAFYRDREVIVVGGGNSALEEGIFLSGFTKKVKIINRRASFKASQTYIDKLPELDNVETHYNKDALALDIDQDGKFAGLRVRDSITGEEEVISADGVFIFVGLKPNNASFKGLVEMNERGFITTTGLAKTSVHGIFAAGDNREGAIAQVAAATGEGVLASYGLREFLKN, encoded by the coding sequence ATGAACGAGATAACACTTTACGGTGCCGACTGGTGTCCTGATTGCCGAAGAGCAAAAGCTTTCTTATCCGAAAATAATATTGACTTCACTTTTATTGATGTGGATCTCGATGAAGCTGCTACAAAAAAAGTAGAGGCAATAAACAAGGGCAAGCGTATAATCCCAACCTTGATAATCAATGGAAAAAGTTATACCAATCCGGATAATGCAGCACTTTCCAGTATCCTAGGGATAAACGAACAGGGAAGGGTTATACTTTACGGTGCCGATTGGTGCCCGGACTGTATCAAGTCAAAGTCCTTTTTGGTAGACAATAAAATTAACTTTCAATACATCAATATTGATGAAAACGAATGGGCCATTCCCATAATTGAAAAAATCAACAATGGGAAAAGGAAAATTCCAACCATTCTCATTGATGAGGACATCTTGGTGGAACCTGAAAACGAAGCGCTGAGAATTGCCCTCAAATTGGATGAAGAGAAAATTACTAAGGTATTTGATAGTATTATCATTGGAGCTGGTGCCGCTGGCTTGACTACTTCTATTTATGCCCAAAGAGACCGATTCAGTACTTTAATTCTAGAGAAAAAAACGGTAGGTGGAAATGCCTTTTTAACCGAAAAAATTGAAAATTATCCTGGCTTTACTTCCATTTCAGGTCCTGACCTAATGGACAAAATGGAAGAGCAAGCAAGAATATATGGTGCAACCATAAAGACAGGCGAAGAAGTGGTAAGCATAGAGAAGGTCAACAACCTTTTTAACGTGAGGACCAAAACAAATTTGTTTTTTGGGCGCTCTGTGGTACTGTCTACAGGTTCTACTTACGAGAAGCTCAACATACCAGGCGAAAGCGAGTTGATAGGTGTGAGTGTGCACTTTTGCGCTACCTGTGATGGCGCTTTCTACAGAGATAGGGAAGTGATTGTTGTAGGTGGTGGAAACTCGGCTTTGGAAGAAGGCATCTTTCTTTCTGGCTTTACGAAGAAAGTAAAAATCATAAACCGAAGAGCCTCCTTTAAGGCATCGCAAACCTATATAGATAAACTGCCTGAACTTGACAATGTAGAAACCCATTACAATAAGGATGCTTTAGCATTGGATATTGACCAAGATGGAAAATTTGCAGGCTTGAGAGTTAGGGATTCGATAACGGGTGAAGAAGAAGTGATCAGTGCTGATGGCGTTTTCATCTTTGTGGGCCTAAAACCCAACAATGCAAGTTTTAAAGGTTTGGTGGAAATGAATGAACGTGGTTTTATAACCACCACAGGTTTGGCAAAAACATCGGTCCATGGAATATTTGCCGCAGGAGACAACCGTGAAGGAGCTATCGCTCAGGTAGCTGCTGCTACTGGCGAGGGAGTTTTGGCTAGCTATGGATTGAGAGAGTTTCTAAAAAATTAA
- the xerD gene encoding site-specific tyrosine recombinase XerD, with amino-acid sequence MSWDKETKAFGYYLKIERSLSENSILAYGQDIHKLADFMEKNFPEISPKEVQLYHLRQFVKVLAELSISEFSQARIISGIKAFFKFMMYEDKISENPSLLLEAPKLTRTLPDTLSYSEIEQLFEAIPLGEPEGHRNRAILEMLYSSGLRVSELTNLKISHYYEDIGFLRILGKGNKERLVPIGKSAAKYLAIYLKEVRAHQVIAAGHEDYVFLNRRGKKLSRVMVFLIIKKAVEKAGLGKKVSPHTFRHSFATHLVEGGADLRAVQEMLGHESITTTEIYTHLDRDYLRQVLNEFLPGKA; translated from the coding sequence ATGTCTTGGGATAAAGAAACAAAAGCATTTGGGTATTACCTTAAAATTGAACGCTCACTAAGCGAAAACTCTATTTTGGCTTATGGTCAGGATATTCATAAGCTAGCGGATTTTATGGAGAAAAATTTTCCGGAAATCTCACCCAAGGAAGTGCAGTTGTATCACCTTCGGCAATTTGTCAAAGTATTGGCAGAATTGTCCATTTCGGAGTTTTCTCAAGCGAGAATAATTTCCGGCATCAAGGCATTTTTTAAGTTCATGATGTATGAAGATAAAATAAGTGAAAACCCCTCCCTCTTGCTTGAAGCGCCTAAGCTGACCCGTACCTTACCCGATACTTTAAGCTATTCTGAAATAGAGCAATTGTTTGAAGCGATCCCTTTGGGAGAGCCGGAAGGACATAGAAACAGAGCCATATTGGAAATGCTTTATAGCAGTGGGCTAAGGGTCTCAGAATTGACCAATCTAAAAATTAGTCATTATTACGAAGACATAGGGTTTTTAAGAATTTTGGGAAAAGGAAATAAAGAACGCCTGGTACCCATAGGTAAATCCGCTGCCAAATACTTGGCCATCTACCTAAAGGAAGTTAGGGCGCATCAGGTGATAGCTGCAGGGCACGAAGATTATGTGTTTCTTAACAGGAGAGGAAAAAAACTATCCCGGGTGATGGTCTTTTTAATTATTAAGAAAGCTGTTGAAAAAGCAGGTCTTGGAAAAAAGGTAAGTCCGCATACTTTTAGACACAGCTTTGCTACCCATCTTGTGGAGGGTGGGGCGGATTTGAGGGCTGTGCAGGAAATGCTCGGCCATGAAAGTATCACTACCACAGAAATTTATACTCACCTTGACAGGGACTATTTGAGACAGGTATTGAACGAGTTTCTTCCGGGAAAAGCTTGA
- a CDS encoding DUF302 domain-containing protein encodes MYKIISIFSCVLIMAACDVTSDNEPDKDINPKVTGTKFGISKVPMEEAYTALKTALNNNDQIGIVAEVDHAQNAASLGKELGPTKIIFFGNPNLGTPLMQKNQLAGLDLPQKVLFYTMEDSVFALYNSTEYLASRHALGGEQNLTQISAALENLVGGAIQNDLSSSFSQSVTANEGIETVTSSQDFEATYQSLKTIISENENLSILAELDHQANAQSKGLELRPTKIITFGNPNLGTPLMQESQTIGLDLPQKILVWEDADGKVHLSYNDPEFLSMRHQITGSETEIDQISNALQNITNAAAGNN; translated from the coding sequence ATGTATAAAATAATCTCAATTTTCAGTTGTGTGCTCATAATGGCTGCCTGTGATGTTACTTCCGACAACGAGCCAGATAAAGACATTAACCCTAAAGTTACCGGCACAAAATTTGGGATAAGTAAAGTCCCCATGGAGGAGGCTTACACCGCATTAAAAACGGCACTGAATAACAACGATCAAATCGGAATAGTGGCAGAAGTAGATCATGCACAAAACGCTGCCTCTCTAGGTAAAGAATTAGGCCCAACCAAAATTATCTTCTTCGGAAACCCTAATCTTGGCACTCCTTTAATGCAAAAAAATCAGCTTGCGGGATTAGACCTCCCACAAAAAGTATTGTTTTACACAATGGAAGATTCCGTTTTTGCCCTCTACAATAGCACAGAATATTTGGCATCGCGTCATGCCTTAGGAGGGGAGCAGAACCTCACTCAGATTTCCGCTGCACTGGAAAACCTCGTAGGTGGAGCAATACAAAATGATCTAAGCAGTAGTTTCTCTCAATCGGTTACAGCAAATGAAGGGATAGAAACAGTAACGAGCTCCCAGGATTTCGAAGCTACCTACCAAAGTTTAAAAACCATCATTTCCGAAAATGAAAACCTCTCCATCTTGGCGGAGTTAGACCATCAGGCAAATGCCCAAAGCAAAGGACTTGAATTGAGGCCTACAAAAATCATAACATTCGGCAATCCCAATTTAGGTACACCATTAATGCAGGAATCTCAAACAATAGGTTTGGATTTACCCCAAAAAATTCTTGTATGGGAAGATGCTGATGGTAAAGTCCACCTTTCTTACAATGACCCTGAATTTTTGAGTATGCGTCATCAGATTACAGGAAGTGAGACGGAAATTGATCAAATCAGCAATGCCCTTCAAAATATAACCAACGCCGCAGCTGGGAACAATTGA
- a CDS encoding MscL family protein: MPPLSFLTNGINWENKKLILRQELISGGVIATEEFAIGYGKVLEASVVFLIIGFTIFFIVKLMNSIKKKAEDPKNNTITTPKNIELLNRMTVLMERQVELWKREAIRILGKIARKIKIAETYFYSF, from the coding sequence TTGCCACCCCTATCATTTTTGACCAATGGAATAAATTGGGAAAACAAAAAATTAATTTTGAGGCAGGAGTTAATCTCAGGTGGAGTTATAGCGACAGAAGAATTCGCAATTGGTTACGGTAAAGTACTGGAAGCAAGTGTGGTTTTTTTGATAATTGGATTCACCATCTTTTTTATAGTAAAATTGATGAACTCCATCAAGAAGAAAGCCGAAGACCCAAAAAACAATACCATAACTACACCTAAAAATATTGAGTTGCTAAACAGAATGACAGTATTGATGGAGAGACAGGTAGAACTTTGGAAGAGAGAAGCGATAAGAATTCTGGGTAAAATTGCTAGGAAAATAAAAATAGCCGAAACGTATTTCTACAGCTTTTAA
- a CDS encoding PRC-barrel domain-containing protein, whose product MKNANDFQLRGTDLISRKVKTARDESVGSIKDIVLNTSTSQVDYVVLKVDEGFLNLGSKLLALPFESFGFKPSYDDAIFVRETKETLENAPGFDSDNWPIGPQGEFLHTMRTYYSQEDRSLNGRYDFENRTFFRHQDTLDVSADRIKDKNSGSGFLEKDRRGDRPSQANRGGDPII is encoded by the coding sequence ATGAAAAATGCAAATGATTTTCAGTTGAGAGGAACGGATTTAATTTCACGTAAAGTAAAAACCGCAAGAGATGAGTCTGTAGGTTCCATAAAAGACATTGTTCTTAACACCAGCACTTCACAAGTTGATTATGTAGTTTTGAAGGTGGACGAAGGATTTTTGAACCTTGGTTCAAAGCTTTTAGCCCTACCTTTCGAATCTTTTGGCTTCAAACCTTCCTATGATGATGCTATATTTGTGAGAGAGACCAAAGAAACATTGGAAAATGCTCCGGGATTTGATAGTGACAATTGGCCAATTGGACCACAAGGAGAGTTTCTTCATACCATGCGTACCTATTATAGCCAAGAAGACCGTAGTTTAAACGGACGATATGACTTTGAAAACAGAACCTTCTTTCGTCATCAAGACACTTTAGATGTAAGTGCAGATAGGATCAAAGATAAAAACTCCGGTAGTGGATTTCTAGAAAAAGACCGAAGGGGTGATAGACCTTCTCAGGCCAATAGAGGAGGAGACCCCATTATATAA
- a CDS encoding MscL family protein yields MNWLLFFPAIFIEILLYLPVFAVTGNMIDIAIGVIIGAAFNKVVNVLVNPKYAIDNLLRA; encoded by the coding sequence GTGAACTGGCTTTTGTTTTTTCCAGCCATTTTTATTGAAATTCTCCTGTATCTTCCGGTATTTGCAGTGACGGGAAATATGATTGACATCGCAATAGGTGTAATCATAGGTGCGGCTTTCAACAAAGTAGTAAACGTTTTGGTAAACCCGAAATATGCAATAGACAATCTATTACGTGCTTAA
- a CDS encoding MarC family protein, producing the protein MFNLKEILSVTLILFSVIDILGSIPIVINLRKKVGHIQSGKATIVAGVLMVTFLLVGKSILSLFGIDVEDFAIAGALIIFAIGAEMILGIEIFKTDPEASSTSTSIVPIAFPLIAGAGTLTTILTLKAEYGQANIAIGIVLNLIIIYVVLKSTHFLEQKLGKTGLDILRRIFGIILLSIAIKIFKTNLFPA; encoded by the coding sequence TTGTTTAACCTGAAGGAAATATTATCCGTTACTTTGATTTTGTTTTCTGTGATTGATATTCTAGGATCTATACCCATAGTGATCAATCTTAGAAAAAAGGTAGGCCATATCCAAAGTGGTAAGGCCACAATAGTAGCAGGAGTTTTGATGGTAACTTTCCTACTTGTCGGAAAATCTATTCTGAGCCTTTTTGGAATAGATGTAGAAGACTTTGCCATCGCCGGTGCCTTGATCATCTTTGCCATAGGGGCAGAGATGATCCTTGGCATTGAAATATTTAAAACCGACCCTGAAGCAAGCTCTACCAGCACGTCTATAGTACCCATAGCCTTTCCATTAATAGCAGGTGCCGGCACCCTCACCACCATCTTAACACTTAAGGCTGAATATGGGCAGGCAAATATTGCCATAGGAATTGTCTTAAACCTGATCATCATTTATGTGGTTTTGAAAAGCACCCATTTTCTAGAGCAAAAACTAGGGAAGACAGGCTTAGATATTTTACGGAGAATATTTGGAATCATTCTGCTTTCAATTGCCATTAAGATATTCAAGACAAATCTTTTTCCCGCTTAG
- a CDS encoding carboxymuconolactone decarboxylase family protein, with product MTTTAAFKVPTKSEVSESNQAIFDQLGKQIGFVPNLYAFYAKNETALPDYLALQGRKTTLKAKEKEVVNLITSQINGCRYCQSAHTALGKMNGFTDEQIIEIRGGSASFDEKLDALVKFTAATVSNHGKVEESVKEAFFAAGYNVANLIDVVILIGDKIMSNYLHNLTGFEIDFPKAQEL from the coding sequence ATGACAACTACAGCAGCATTTAAAGTACCGACAAAATCTGAAGTATCTGAAAGCAACCAAGCTATTTTTGATCAGCTAGGAAAGCAAATTGGCTTTGTCCCAAATCTTTACGCTTTTTATGCCAAAAATGAAACGGCATTACCAGATTACTTGGCCCTTCAAGGCAGAAAAACAACGCTAAAAGCCAAAGAGAAAGAAGTTGTTAACCTGATTACTAGTCAAATCAATGGATGTAGATACTGCCAGTCAGCCCATACCGCTCTAGGCAAAATGAATGGATTTACCGACGAGCAAATTATTGAAATCAGAGGTGGTTCAGCCAGTTTTGATGAAAAGCTTGATGCATTGGTAAAATTCACTGCAGCAACGGTAAGTAACCATGGTAAAGTAGAAGAAAGTGTCAAAGAAGCCTTTTTTGCCGCAGGATACAATGTAGCAAACTTGATAGATGTGGTCATACTTATCGGTGACAAAATCATGAGCAACTACCTTCATAACCTTACAGGTTTTGAAATTGATTTCCCAAAAGCTCAAGAACTATAA
- a CDS encoding IS3 family transposase: MAQLCELFGKSRQGYYKALNYIYRGAFEEEVVLSLVLKIRKKAKTSRWGLRKINPLIQKDLIGMKIKIGRDKLFDLLRVNGLLVTKRKRKFFTTQSHHWLRKYHNLVENMVVYRPNQLWVSDITYLLLNGQVMYLYLITDAYSQKIVGWNLSLDLKAESALEALKVAFQSQENINHYSLVHHSDRGVQYCSYDYTDLLKKKKVWISMTKPASPHENAIAERVNGILKEEWLEDIAGETNINPKKYIIKIIKIYNDMRPHESLGNLTPNQVHDEGFTRHDTERVIGKKYNWKKKTEPVKARSENSNAIGPNDYSLASCSSAELASALSWYCKLNETS, from the coding sequence TTGGCCCAACTTTGTGAATTGTTTGGCAAGAGCAGGCAGGGCTACTATAAAGCTTTAAATTATATTTACCGCGGGGCATTTGAGGAAGAGGTGGTCTTGAGTCTTGTTTTAAAGATCAGAAAGAAGGCCAAAACATCCAGATGGGGGTTGAGAAAGATAAACCCTCTGATTCAGAAAGACCTAATAGGAATGAAAATCAAGATAGGCAGGGATAAACTGTTTGATTTGCTTCGAGTGAACGGGTTATTAGTAACCAAAAGAAAAAGGAAGTTTTTCACTACCCAAAGCCATCATTGGCTTAGGAAGTACCATAACCTGGTAGAAAACATGGTTGTCTACAGGCCCAACCAGTTATGGGTTTCCGATATTACCTACCTTTTACTAAATGGGCAAGTCATGTATCTGTATCTTATTACGGATGCTTATTCCCAGAAAATAGTGGGCTGGAATCTTTCTCTGGATCTGAAGGCTGAATCAGCACTTGAAGCCCTGAAGGTGGCTTTCCAGTCTCAAGAAAACATTAACCATTATTCCCTTGTCCATCATTCGGACCGTGGGGTACAGTACTGCAGTTATGATTACACCGACCTATTGAAAAAGAAGAAAGTTTGGATCAGTATGACGAAGCCCGCTTCACCACATGAAAATGCCATAGCGGAAAGAGTAAATGGAATCCTAAAGGAAGAGTGGCTGGAGGATATTGCAGGAGAAACAAATATCAACCCGAAAAAATACATCATTAAAATTATCAAAATCTATAATGATATGAGACCACACGAGAGTTTAGGAAATCTAACACCTAACCAAGTACATGACGAAGGTTTTACAAGGCATGATACCGAACGCGTTATTGGAAAGAAATATAATTGGAAAAAGAAGACCGAACCTGTCAAGGCCCGGTCTGAAAATAGCAACGCTATCGGACCAAACGACTATTCCTTGGCAAGTTGCTCCTCAGCAGAGCTTGCCTCCGCTTTATCGTGGTACTGTAAGTTAAATGAAACTTCTTAG
- a CDS encoding peroxiredoxin-like family protein — MNEQARVTLQEELQQQKDKFDETATDETKITYKKGIDEVVESGLVEIALQVGESAPDFVLNNAKGERVKLSDHLKNGPVVLTWYRGGWCPYCNLTLYHLQQTLPVFKALGAQLLALTPELPDKSLSTSEKNNLAFEVLSDIDNRVGKQYGIVFQLHEGVAKIYGQKFSLSAYNGNKENELPLAATYIIGQDGIIEYAFLDADYRNRANPEDLVAFLKNKK, encoded by the coding sequence ATGAATGAACAAGCAAGAGTGACCTTACAGGAAGAACTACAACAGCAAAAAGACAAGTTCGATGAAACTGCTACTGACGAAACTAAAATCACCTATAAAAAAGGCATAGATGAAGTTGTGGAAAGTGGCTTGGTTGAAATAGCCCTACAAGTAGGCGAATCGGCTCCGGATTTTGTATTGAACAATGCAAAAGGAGAAAGGGTAAAACTTTCTGATCACTTAAAAAATGGCCCAGTTGTTCTTACCTGGTACCGGGGAGGCTGGTGTCCTTATTGCAACCTAACCTTGTATCATTTACAGCAAACTTTACCAGTATTCAAAGCACTTGGTGCCCAACTTCTGGCATTGACACCAGAACTTCCAGACAAATCACTAAGTACCTCAGAAAAGAACAATTTAGCATTTGAAGTATTAAGTGACATTGACAATAGAGTGGGGAAACAGTACGGCATCGTCTTTCAACTTCACGAAGGAGTGGCAAAGATATATGGCCAAAAGTTCAGTCTCAGTGCTTACAATGGCAATAAAGAAAATGAACTCCCACTTGCTGCTACCTATATTATTGGTCAGGACGGCATTATAGAATATGCCTTTTTGGACGCGGATTATAGAAACAGAGCTAATCCAGAAGACTTGGTGGCCTTTTTAAAAAACAAGAAATAA